The Prunus persica cultivar Lovell chromosome G7, Prunus_persica_NCBIv2, whole genome shotgun sequence genome has a segment encoding these proteins:
- the LOC18769271 gene encoding MDIS1-interacting receptor like kinase 2: protein MTSLTSAKLCFMPHCLVILLYVSSPNWVAFLSATSTSDTEAKALLKWKASLFQNQALNNLTWYDPPTHNINATNSSSSNPKPRTSPCTWTGVSCNSAGSVRMIDLSTCGIKGTLHEFSFLSFPNLEYLDLHMNKLFDTIPPQISNLSKLSNLDLSNNQFSGRIPPEISLLRNLTYLYLYGNKLSGLIPKEIGNLKSLVHLQFLDNNLTGLIPPNIGNLIKLHTLYLQNNQLSGLIPKEIWNLKYLVILDLSTNQLKDSIPTSFANLSNLETLSLSNNQLFGLIPKEIGNLKSLVFLDLSINQLKDSIPTSFANLSNLETLSLSDNQLSGLIPKEIGNLKSLVLLDLSINQLKDSIPTSFANLRLLDYLSLSANQLSGSIPQELENLKNLTSLQLSRNQFSGYLPQNIFQGGKLTYFAAGKNYLTGPIPKSLKNCTSLVRVRLEQNQFTGNISEEFGIYPNLDFIDVSHNNLYGEISHNWQKCPKLTALRLAGNNLTRSIPPEIGNATQIHELDLSSNHLVGLIPKEFGRLSLLVKLMLNGNQLSGRIPLEFGSLNDLEYLDLSANKLNESIPSILVDLFRLHYLNLSNNKLAQAIPFKLGKLVQLNDLDLSHNSLEGKIPSEMGSMQSLGTLDLSHNNLSGSIPSSFEEMHGLSYVDISYNQLEGPLPNISAFRKALPERLKGNKGLCGKVGVLLPPCNAHAYGSKKDHKLIFSLLAVFVLVFAFFTIIFVIVQRKKKHQDTKQDHMHGEISFSVLNFDGKSMYEEIIRATEDFDSTYCIGKGGHGSVYRVNLSSGDVVAVKKLHLLWDGETEFQKEFLNEIRALSEIRHRNIVKLYGFCTHKRHSFLVYEYLERGSLAAMLSKDKEATELGWSKRVNIVKGLAHALSYMHHDCLPPIVHRDISSKNILLDSEYEACVSDFGTAKFLNPDSTNWTTTAGTYGYMAPELAYTTDVNEKSDVYSFGVVTLEIIMGSHPGDVLSSLSSGASSSSSSASPAPEMPISEVLDQRISPPTKQEAGEVVSLVKIAFASLNPSSQCRPTMKKVSQLLSSTQRLHLSKPLHMTTCGELLALDGFTA, encoded by the exons ATGACATCTTTAACTTCCGCTAAACTATGCTTCATGCCTCATTGCCTTGTCATCTTGTTGTATGTTTCATCACCAAATTGGGTTGCTTTTCTTTCTGCTACTTCTACTTCTGATACTGAAGCAAAGGCTCTTCTCAAATGGAAAGCCAGCTTATTTCAAAATCAAGCCCTCAATAACCTCACCTGGTACGACCCTCCCACTCATAATATTAATGCCACCAATTCTTCCAGCAGCAATCCAAAACCAAGAACAAGCCCATGCACTTGGACTGGTGTTTCATGCAACTCAGCTGGAAGTGTCAGAATGATAGACCTTTCCACTTGTGGTATAAAAGGTACGCTACATGAATTTTCATTCTTGTCCTTCCCTAATCTTGAATATCTTGACCTCCACATGAACAAACTATTTGATACCATCCCACCTCAAATCAGTAACCTCTCCAAACTCTCCAATCTTGATCTCTCGAACAATCAATTTTCCGGGAGAATCCCACCAGAAATCAGTCTGTTGAGAAATCTTACCTATCTCTATCTCTATGGTAATAAACTTTCTGGTTTGATTCCCAAGGAGATAGGGAACTTGAAATCTCTTGTACACCTACAATTTCTCGATAACAATTTAACTGGTCTCATCCCTCCAAATATTGGTAACTTAATAAAGCTACACACTTTGTACTTGCAAAACAATCAACTTTCTGGTTTGATTCCCAAGGAGATATGGAACTTGAAATATCTTGTAATCCTAGATTTGAGCACTAATCAACTCAAGGATTCAATTCCAACTTCATTTGCTAACTTGAGCAACTTGGAGACCTTATCCCTAAGCAATAACCAACTTTTTGGTTTGATTCCCAAGGAGATAGGGAACTTGAAATCTCTTGTATTCCTAGATTTGAGCATTAACCAACTCAAAGATTCAATTCCAACTTCATTTGCTAACTTGAGCAACTTGGAGACCTTATCCCTAAGCGATAACCAACTTTCTGGTTTGATTCCCAAGGAGATAGGGAACTTGAAATCTCTTGTACTCCTAGATTTGAGCATTAATCAACTCAAAGATTCAATTCCAACTTCATTTGCTAACTTGAGACTCTTGGACTACTTATCCCTAAGCGCTAACCAACTTTCCGGCTCCATTCCCCAAGAGTTAGAGAATCTCAAGAATTTGACTAGTTTGCAGTTGAGTAGAAACCAATTTTCTGGTTATCTGCcccaaaatattttccaaGGTGGAAAACTCACATACTTTGCAGCAGGCAAAAACTATTTGACTGGTCCAATCCCCAAAAGCTTGAAAAACTGCACGAGCTTAGTTAGAGTCCGTCTTGAACAGAACCAATTTACAGGCAATATATCTGAAGAGTTTGGTATTTATCCGAATCTTGATTTTATAGATGTAAGCCACAACAACTTGTATGGAGAAATCTCACACAATTGGCAAAAATGCCCAAAGTTGACAGCCCTACGACTTGCGGGAAACAACCTTACTAGAAGCATCCCACCTGAGATAGGCAATGCAACCCAAATTCATGAGCTAGATCTCTCTTCAAATCATTTAGTTGGGTTGATCCCAAAAGAATTCGGGAGGTTGTCTTTGTTGGTGAAGTTGATGTTGAATGGAAATCAACTTTCGGGTCGTATACCGTTGGAATTTGGATCATTGAATGATCTTGAATATCTTGACTTGTCAGCAAACAAATTGAATGAGTCAATTCCCAGCATTCTAGTTGACTTGTTCAGATTGCACTACTTGAATTTGAGCAACAACAAGTTGGCTCAAGCAATTCCATTTAAGTTGGGGAAGTTAGTTCAATTGAATGACCTGGATTTAAGTCATAACTCACTTGAAGGTAAGATACCATCGGAAATGGGCAGTATGCAGAGTTTGGGGACACTTGATCTTTCCCACAACAATCTTTCAGGTTCCATACCATCAAGTTTCGAAGAGATGCACGGCTTGTCGTACGTTGACATATCCTACAATCAGTTGGAAGGTCCCCTTCCCAATATCAGTGCATTTCGAAAAGCTCTGCCAGAAAGATTGAAAGGGAACAAAGGATTGTGTGGCAAAGTTGGAGTTCTGCTGCCACCCTGCAATGCACATGCATATGGCTCAAAAAAGGACCACAAGTTAATATTCTCTCTTCTAGCGGTATTTGTACTTGTATTTGCTTTCTTTACAATTATCTTTGTAATAGtgcaaagaaagaagaagcatcAAGATACTAAACAAGACCACATGCATGGAGAAATTTCCTTTtcagttttaaattttgatggaAAATCAATGTATGAGGAAATCATAAGGGCAACAGAAGATTTTGATTCCACATATTGCATTGGGAAGGGAGGACATGGAAGCGTCTATAGAGTGAATTTGTCATCTGGAGACGTAGTGGCCGTGAAGAAACTTCATCTACTATGGGATGGTGAGACAGAATTTCAAAAGGAGTTCTTAAATGAAATAAGGGCACTTAGTGAGATAAGACATCGGAATATTGTCAAGCTCTATGGTTTCTGCACACATAAACGACACTCATTTTTGGTGTATGAGTATCTTGAAAGAGGTAGCTTGGCCGCAATGTTGAGCAAAGATAAAGAAGCTACAGAGTTGGGGTGGAGTAAAAGGGTGAATATTGTTAAAGGCTTAGCTCATGCCTTGTCTTACATGCACCACGATTGCTTGCCACCGATTGTACATCGTGACATCTCAAGCAAGAACATTTTGTTGGATTCTGAATATGAGGCCTGTGTTTCAGACTTTGGCACTGCTAAGTTTTTAAATCCAGACTCAACTAATTGGACTACCACTGCAGGCACATATGGTTACATGGCACCAG AGCTTGCATATACAACGGACGTGAACGAAAAGTCCGATGTTTATAGCTTTGGAGTTGTCACACTGGAAATAATTATGGGAAGCCATCCAGGAGATGTTTTATCATCTTTATCATCCGGGGCATCATCTTCGTCCTCATCTGCATCACCTGCCCCTGAAATGCCAATTTCAGAAGTTCTGGACCAACGCATCTCCCCACCCACAAAACAAGAAGCAGGGGAGGTGGTCTCTCTGGTGAAGATCGCATTTGCATCCTTGAATCCCAGTTCGCAGTGTCGTCCAACAATGAAGAAAGTTTCTCAGCTCCTGTCATCAACGCAGAGGCTGCATTTGTCAAAGCCATTACATATGACAACATGTGGTGAATTGCTTGCTCTTGATGGTTTCACTGCCTGA